Proteins encoded within one genomic window of Formosa agariphila KMM 3901:
- a CDS encoding alanine/glycine:cation symporter family protein, whose product MKKYLLSLFTLILPFLTFAQETTSQKIDTLFKDYTGWFVDAIFYEIPFTDTFQLPWVLIVLVGGAIYFTIYFKFINFTGFKTALDVVQDKYHDIEKHGADTLYGDSTPNEGENIIETLRDDSAEGEVSHFQALTAALSATVGLGNIAGVAVALSIGGPGATFWMIVAGLLGMASKFAECTLGVKYRDVGEDGTVYGGPMYYLKKGLGEKGKGYGGLGKVLAVLFAIFVIGGSFGGGNMFQANQAAAQFVKLAGIENSNGGLYFGLVMAALVAVVIIGGIKRIASVTEKVVPFMAGIYVLASLIILGANYKYIGDAFMLIYEGAFSGLGIAGGLVGVMIQGIRRGAFSNEAGVGSAAIAHSAVRTKYPASEGIVALLEPFVDTVVICTMTALVIIITNFDGHFMEYGTEITEGVELTATAFDSVIPHFSVVLTIAVILLAFSTMISWSYYGMQGWVYLFGKSKLADLTYKVLFLFFVVVGASISLGAVINFSDAMIFAMVVPNIIGVLLLTPVVKAELNRYLKAIAKKEDAIEDGATDFSDHM is encoded by the coding sequence ATGAAGAAGTATCTTCTTTCACTTTTTACTTTAATTCTACCTTTTTTAACATTTGCACAAGAAACAACCTCCCAAAAAATAGACACCTTATTTAAGGATTATACAGGCTGGTTTGTAGATGCAATTTTTTACGAAATTCCATTTACAGATACGTTCCAGTTACCTTGGGTGTTAATAGTATTGGTAGGAGGTGCAATTTACTTTACAATATATTTTAAGTTTATAAATTTTACAGGATTTAAGACGGCTTTAGATGTTGTTCAGGATAAATATCATGATATTGAAAAGCACGGAGCAGATACATTATATGGTGATTCTACGCCAAATGAAGGTGAAAACATAATTGAAACATTAAGAGACGATAGTGCAGAAGGAGAGGTATCTCACTTTCAAGCATTAACTGCTGCATTATCTGCAACTGTAGGTTTAGGAAACATTGCAGGTGTAGCTGTGGCATTGTCTATAGGTGGCCCTGGTGCTACATTCTGGATGATTGTTGCAGGACTATTAGGTATGGCATCTAAATTTGCTGAATGTACATTAGGTGTTAAATATCGTGATGTTGGTGAAGATGGAACAGTATATGGTGGACCGATGTACTATTTAAAGAAAGGTCTTGGAGAAAAAGGAAAAGGATATGGCGGTTTAGGAAAAGTACTTGCAGTGCTTTTTGCCATATTTGTTATTGGAGGTTCGTTTGGTGGAGGAAACATGTTCCAAGCCAACCAAGCTGCTGCTCAATTTGTAAAGTTAGCTGGTATTGAAAATTCTAACGGAGGTCTTTACTTCGGATTAGTAATGGCTGCATTAGTTGCTGTTGTAATTATAGGAGGAATAAAAAGAATTGCATCTGTAACAGAAAAAGTGGTGCCATTTATGGCTGGTATTTATGTGTTAGCATCTTTAATAATTCTAGGAGCAAACTACAAATATATTGGAGATGCTTTTATGTTAATTTACGAAGGTGCATTTTCTGGTTTAGGAATTGCTGGTGGTTTAGTTGGAGTTATGATTCAGGGTATTCGTCGTGGAGCATTCTCTAACGAAGCCGGTGTTGGATCTGCTGCAATTGCACACTCGGCTGTACGTACAAAATACCCTGCAAGTGAAGGAATTGTTGCTTTATTAGAGCCGTTTGTAGATACAGTTGTTATTTGTACAATGACTGCATTGGTTATCATTATTACAAATTTCGATGGACACTTTATGGAATACGGAACAGAAATTACTGAAGGTGTTGAATTAACAGCAACGGCTTTCGATAGTGTGATTCCTCACTTCTCAGTAGTGTTAACTATTGCAGTAATCTTATTAGCCTTTTCAACTATGATCTCTTGGTCGTATTACGGAATGCAAGGTTGGGTTTACCTTTTTGGAAAAAGTAAACTTGCAGATTTAACATATAAAGTATTATTCTTATTTTTCGTAGTTGTAGGAGCTTCAATTAGTTTAGGTGCGGTGATTAATTTCTCCGATGCCATGATTTTTGCTATGGTTGTACCTAACATTATTGGTGTGCTATTACTTACACCTGTTGTTAAAGCCGAATTAAATAGATATCTGAAGGCGATTGCTAAAAAAGAAGACGCTATAGAAGATGGTGCTACCGATTTTTCAGATCATATGTAA
- a CDS encoding PspC domain-containing protein yields the protein MKFFYKILHYFQKRGFYVCQRIADRIGLRAKVVRTSFIYLTFVTVGFGFALYLFLAFWMRIKDMLYTKRTSVFDL from the coding sequence ATGAAATTTTTTTATAAGATTTTACATTACTTTCAAAAACGTGGGTTTTACGTTTGTCAGCGTATCGCAGATAGAATAGGTTTGCGGGCAAAAGTGGTAAGAACATCTTTTATTTACCTCACATTTGTAACCGTTGGATTTGGATTTGCTTTATATTTATTTCTAGCTTTTTGGATGCGTATTAAAGATATGCTGTATACAAAACGCACATCGGTTTTTGATTTGTAA
- a CDS encoding DUF2851 family protein, with amino-acid sequence MQEDFLHYLWKYKKFDDSALQTVKGEAIQLIQVGQHNFNSGPDFFNAQLNIDHQLWAGNVEIHVKASDWYVHHHEIDPAYDNVILHVVWEHDVDIFRKDNSEIPTLELKDIVSKSALNGYRQLFSKTQRWINCEQDFATVDDFILQNWLERLFFERLERKANDMQLLLKASNNDWEAVLFKLLAKNFGLKVNGEAFFSLAAYIDFKIIRKIQNKPITLEAVLFGQSGLLDVEVEDAYFKSLKTEYMLLCQKFGLTQHHIMPFQFFRLRPPNFPTIRLSQLAQVYVKNKNLFSKIIEAKTKQDYYDLFSVHTSSFWETHYTFQKTSRKVNKSTTENFIDLLIINTIIPVKFSYSKNLGAINTEEIIALITEVEPEHNSIIEKFESLKPISKSALQSQGLIQLKNEYCNNKKCLYCAVGSAILQRF; translated from the coding sequence ATGCAAGAAGATTTTCTACATTATTTATGGAAGTATAAGAAATTCGATGACAGCGCTTTGCAAACTGTTAAGGGAGAAGCTATTCAATTAATTCAAGTCGGACAGCATAATTTTAATTCTGGACCAGATTTTTTTAATGCACAACTTAATATAGATCATCAGCTATGGGCTGGAAATGTAGAAATACATGTTAAGGCGTCAGACTGGTATGTACACCATCACGAAATAGATCCCGCTTACGATAATGTGATTCTTCATGTAGTATGGGAACACGATGTTGATATTTTTAGAAAGGATAATTCTGAGATTCCTACATTAGAATTAAAAGATATTGTTTCTAAATCGGCACTAAACGGATATCGTCAATTATTTTCTAAAACACAACGTTGGATTAACTGTGAACAAGATTTTGCTACTGTAGACGATTTTATACTTCAGAATTGGTTAGAACGTTTGTTTTTTGAGCGTTTAGAACGTAAGGCAAATGATATGCAGTTGCTTTTAAAAGCATCAAACAACGATTGGGAAGCTGTACTTTTTAAATTACTTGCTAAAAACTTTGGATTAAAAGTAAATGGCGAAGCTTTTTTTAGTTTGGCAGCGTATATAGATTTTAAAATTATAAGAAAAATTCAAAATAAACCAATAACACTTGAAGCTGTGTTGTTCGGCCAAAGTGGATTGTTAGACGTTGAAGTAGAAGATGCATATTTTAAAAGCCTTAAAACTGAATATATGCTGTTGTGTCAGAAATTTGGTTTGACACAGCATCATATTATGCCTTTTCAATTTTTTAGATTGCGACCACCCAACTTTCCAACGATTCGTTTATCTCAATTGGCGCAAGTATATGTTAAAAATAAAAATTTGTTTTCAAAAATTATTGAAGCAAAAACGAAGCAAGACTATTACGATTTGTTTTCAGTACACACTTCATCGTTTTGGGAAACGCATTATACATTTCAAAAAACATCAAGAAAAGTAAATAAGTCTACAACCGAAAATTTTATAGACTTACTAATTATAAATACCATTATTCCTGTTAAATTTAGTTATTCTAAAAATTTAGGTGCAATAAATACTGAAGAGATAATTGCGTTGATTACAGAGGTAGAACCCGAACATAATTCAATTATAGAAAAGTTCGAAAGTTTAAAACCTATTTCTAAATCGGCATTGCAATCTCAAGGATTAATACAATTGAAGAATGAGTATTGTAATAATAAAAAATGCTTGTATTGTGCAGTTGGAAGTGCCATTTTACAACGATTTTAA
- a CDS encoding DUF2721 domain-containing protein has product MNELSLNTPALLFSAISLIMLAYTNRFLAYAAVVRDLHAKYLQNPDDRYIKQIKNIKKRLYLTRAMQIAGITSLLFCVLTMFLLYINQQTIAVWIFGIALILLIVSLGLLIMEIQISVKALEHHISDIENS; this is encoded by the coding sequence ATGAACGAACTCTCCTTAAATACTCCTGCTCTATTATTCTCTGCAATTTCATTAATTATGTTGGCCTATACCAACAGATTTTTGGCTTACGCTGCCGTTGTAAGAGATTTACATGCTAAATATTTACAAAACCCAGACGATCGCTATATCAAACAAATTAAGAATATAAAAAAACGACTTTACCTAACTCGTGCCATGCAAATTGCTGGAATTACAAGTCTGTTATTTTGTGTCTTGACCATGTTTTTACTTTACATTAATCAACAAACTATTGCGGTTTGGATATTTGGAATAGCTTTAATTCTATTAATTGTGTCCTTAGGATTACTTATAATGGAAATACAAATTTCTGTAAAAGCATTAGAACACCATATTAGTGATATTGAGAATAGTTAA
- a CDS encoding TonB-dependent receptor, translating into MHSFSDRGYGLNSQVTEQSNFSTYTVIDGGRFTNYNLSITKYLSPLSSTLKISTNHNWTNTPSIINTIPSPTINYSANYRLQGTTYFKLPINFKFGFQYNYAKGEFDSQITTNHYYESNVGATLRFSDVWLCKFENTYYSINHNTYWFSNFNVNYTPENSRWSYRLSANNLLNVKAFQNVYVSEFQRNETRINTLPLYVLLNVKYRF; encoded by the coding sequence ATGCATAGTTTTTCTGATAGGGGATATGGTTTAAACAGTCAGGTTACAGAACAAAGTAATTTTAGTACCTATACGGTTATAGATGGAGGAAGATTTACAAATTATAATTTAAGCATAACAAAATATCTTTCGCCGCTTTCTAGTACTTTAAAAATAAGTACAAATCACAATTGGACAAATACTCCAAGTATTATTAATACTATACCAAGCCCAACTATTAATTATTCTGCGAACTATAGGTTACAAGGGACAACCTATTTTAAATTACCAATCAATTTTAAATTCGGATTCCAATATAATTATGCTAAAGGTGAATTCGATTCACAAATAACTACAAATCATTATTACGAAAGCAATGTAGGTGCTACTTTAAGATTTTCAGATGTATGGTTATGTAAATTCGAGAATACCTATTATTCAATTAATCATAACACCTATTGGTTCTCTAATTTCAATGTGAATTATACGCCAGAAAATAGTCGGTGGTCATATCGTTTGTCTGCTAATAATCTATTAAATGTTAAGGCGTTTCAGAATGTTTATGTTTCAGAATTTCAAAGAAATGAAACGCGTATTAACACCTTACCTTTGTATGTGCTTCTAAATGTAAAGTATCGGTTTTAA
- a CDS encoding carboxypeptidase-like regulatory domain-containing protein: MGKYLVLCFLIIWCSHITAQTIKVEGVLRSETNVAIPNATVIIYKNEKIVAFGYSNEIGAYQIQFQFKNSESDTLKLVANGLGFEQQEKTIGLGKDTEFTVDFILKEKLEDLNEVVLEAWEKISVKTDTIIYKVSAFQDGSEQVLEDLLKNIPGIEIASDGNIKVNGKNIDKLLIEGDDLFDDKYKLLTKNLDANVINEVEVLNNFEDNPVLKKFQDSEKVALNLKLKAEKKNVWFGNVDVGLGVKNHFNSSANVGLLKKKVKVLNLTNGNTIGTTATSQVKSSETINISSANIDKKIEKRNNEIVNVDNVSDTNFSNNEDVFNTSFLNSLSFVTSLSDHTKLRSHTYFTFDEIEKQNLNLTEYFISPESITFSEQNNIKIKDISFATELELKHFSKNETYYTYDFAFENNPTQTRNHVLFNTEQISQVQDDEKYNLFNHLNVTKKLSDQILWLTYAYLGINKTNQSLSVFPNVLSDVFNNDDNTQINQKSETPLTYYGLISELTAKNNVSEYGVEFSATVDKDDVESAFRFDNAPIIDSLSNNTSYRNTKFEATLKYNYTISRLLKLSSSLRFSQNYLELNTAKQQFFFVNPRIRLHTKKTKIGNFGVSYNYKSDLPNSRYLTEDYILKNYRTFTKGTAEIQ, translated from the coding sequence ATGGGTAAATATTTGGTATTATGTTTTCTTATAATTTGGTGTAGCCATATAACAGCACAAACCATAAAAGTTGAAGGTGTTTTACGGTCTGAAACAAATGTAGCAATCCCCAATGCAACAGTAATTATATATAAAAATGAAAAAATTGTTGCTTTTGGGTATTCTAATGAAATCGGAGCATACCAAATCCAATTTCAGTTTAAAAACTCAGAGTCGGATACATTAAAACTAGTTGCAAACGGTTTAGGATTCGAGCAACAAGAAAAAACAATTGGATTAGGGAAGGATACCGAATTTACAGTCGATTTTATTTTAAAAGAGAAATTAGAAGATCTTAATGAAGTGGTTTTAGAGGCTTGGGAGAAAATTTCCGTAAAAACAGATACCATTATTTATAAAGTTTCAGCGTTCCAAGATGGTTCGGAACAAGTTCTAGAAGATTTACTTAAAAACATTCCCGGAATTGAAATTGCATCAGATGGGAATATAAAAGTAAATGGTAAAAATATTGATAAATTACTTATTGAGGGTGATGATTTGTTTGATGATAAATATAAGTTACTTACTAAAAACTTAGATGCCAATGTTATTAATGAAGTGGAGGTTCTTAATAATTTTGAAGATAATCCGGTTCTGAAAAAATTTCAAGATTCTGAAAAAGTCGCACTCAACCTAAAGTTAAAAGCGGAGAAGAAAAACGTATGGTTTGGAAATGTAGATGTGGGACTTGGTGTAAAAAATCATTTTAATAGTAGTGCAAATGTAGGATTACTTAAAAAGAAAGTTAAAGTTCTTAATTTAACTAATGGTAATACTATTGGTACTACAGCAACCTCTCAAGTTAAATCTAGCGAAACTATTAATATATCTAGTGCCAACATAGACAAAAAAATAGAAAAGCGTAATAATGAAATTGTTAACGTAGATAATGTGTCCGATACGAACTTCTCTAATAATGAAGATGTATTTAATACCTCATTTTTAAATTCACTTAGTTTTGTCACCAGTTTATCAGATCATACAAAATTAAGGAGTCATACATATTTTACTTTTGATGAAATAGAGAAACAAAATTTAAATCTTACCGAATATTTCATTTCACCAGAATCTATTACATTTTCAGAACAAAATAATATTAAGATTAAAGATATATCTTTTGCGACAGAATTAGAATTGAAGCATTTCTCTAAAAATGAAACTTATTATACGTACGATTTCGCTTTTGAAAATAACCCAACACAAACTAGAAATCATGTATTGTTTAATACAGAACAGATTTCTCAAGTTCAGGATGATGAAAAGTATAATCTGTTCAATCATTTAAATGTCACTAAAAAATTATCTGACCAAATATTATGGTTAACCTATGCGTATTTAGGCATCAATAAAACAAATCAATCCTTAAGTGTTTTTCCAAATGTTTTAAGTGATGTTTTTAATAATGATGATAATACTCAAATCAATCAAAAAAGCGAAACACCTTTAACGTACTATGGTTTAATTTCTGAATTAACTGCAAAGAATAATGTGTCTGAATATGGCGTTGAGTTTTCTGCAACTGTAGATAAAGACGATGTTGAAAGCGCATTTAGGTTTGATAATGCGCCTATAATAGATAGTTTAAGTAATAATACAAGCTATAGAAATACAAAATTTGAAGCCACTTTAAAATATAATTACACCATTTCTAGGCTGTTAAAGTTGAGTAGCTCATTACGGTTTTCTCAAAATTATTTAGAGCTGAATACTGCTAAACAACAATTCTTTTTTGTGAACCCTAGAATTAGGTTACACACTAAAAAAACAAAAATCGGGAATTTTGGAGTGAGTTATAATTATAAAAGTGATTTGCCAAATTCCAGATATTTAACCGAAGATTATATATTAAAAAACTACAGAACATTTACTAAAGGTACAGCTGAAATTCAGTAA
- a CDS encoding GLPGLI family protein has protein sequence MPKWTSNLRAQTKYGDGGTYRNRLYAALQFNTECSLYIFAQDALEGGSINKTEIIRKNEKKIFVKRKFSLPEGFQYYIDRKTQTLMSRDLGLVYVKEPIPEMKWEISEDTKSIGQYTCTKATVMFRGRKYTAWFTTEIPLPYGPWKLQGLPGLILEAYDTDKEVYFYFKSIKYPLETTTAILALDPTTEQKDWISFAEYKQGLIEAHNRAIENGRMFMEDFDAEESTGKKSMAGSYIEVFDEN, from the coding sequence ATCCCAAAATGGACTAGTAATTTACGGGCACAAACAAAGTATGGGGATGGGGGCACCTATAGGAATAGATTATATGCAGCGTTACAATTTAATACAGAGTGTTCGCTTTATATATTCGCGCAAGATGCTTTAGAAGGCGGATCTATAAATAAAACAGAAATTATACGTAAAAATGAAAAAAAAATCTTTGTAAAAAGAAAGTTTAGTTTGCCAGAAGGATTTCAATATTATATAGATCGCAAGACCCAAACCCTAATGTCTAGAGATTTGGGTCTAGTCTATGTTAAAGAACCGATTCCAGAAATGAAATGGGAAATTTCTGAAGACACTAAATCCATAGGTCAGTATACATGCACAAAAGCTACAGTTATGTTTAGAGGTCGGAAGTATACGGCATGGTTTACAACCGAAATACCTTTGCCTTACGGACCATGGAAATTACAAGGATTGCCAGGTTTAATTTTGGAGGCTTACGACACAGATAAAGAAGTCTACTTTTATTTTAAATCCATTAAATATCCATTAGAAACTACAACAGCCATACTAGCTCTAGACCCAACCACAGAACAAAAAGATTGGATATCATTTGCAGAGTACAAACAGGGATTAATTGAAGCTCATAACAGAGCAATTGAAAATGGTAGGATGTTTATGGAAGACTTCGATGCAGAAGAAAGTACAGGAAAAAAATCTATGGCAGGTTCTTATATAGAAGTGTTTGATGAAAATTAA
- a CDS encoding ABC transporter permease — protein sequence MNYEYFLAKRIIGSKAYKSSVSAPIIKIGIAAIAIGIIVMMIAIATGIGLQQKIRDKVVAFNGHVVISNFDSNNSQESVVPISNQQDFYPEFTSIDGINHIQGVATKFGVIRTATDFEGIIVKGVGKDFKWDYFKDFLIEGRLPDYTQNRNEDVLMSQFIANKMGFKLGDTFNTYFIKDDTNKPPNIITYNIVGIYNSGFQEFDASFVIADIKHIQRLNKWDETEIGNFEVFINDFNQIKEIGTEVYKNTPPTLNTQTIVEKFYNIFEWIKIFDNNIYAIIGIMILVAGINMITALLVLILERTQMIGVLKALGSNNWSIRKLFLFNASYLIVLGLFWGNLIGLGLLFAQKYLKLFPLDPSIYYVTEAPVYINLNYIIALNVGTFVLCLVMLLVPSYIITKISPVKAMRFE from the coding sequence TTGAATTACGAATATTTTTTAGCCAAACGCATTATAGGCAGTAAGGCGTATAAAAGTAGTGTATCGGCACCAATAATAAAAATTGGTATTGCGGCAATTGCAATTGGTATAATAGTAATGATGATTGCAATTGCAACCGGAATTGGCTTACAGCAAAAGATTAGAGATAAGGTTGTTGCATTTAATGGTCATGTTGTTATTTCTAATTTCGATAGTAATAATTCTCAAGAAAGCGTAGTTCCTATATCTAACCAACAAGATTTTTATCCAGAATTTACAAGTATCGATGGTATAAATCATATTCAAGGTGTCGCCACAAAGTTCGGAGTGATTAGAACGGCAACAGATTTTGAAGGTATTATAGTAAAAGGCGTTGGTAAAGATTTTAAATGGGATTATTTTAAAGACTTTTTAATAGAAGGTCGTCTGCCAGATTATACTCAAAACAGAAATGAAGATGTGTTAATGTCTCAGTTTATAGCTAATAAAATGGGCTTTAAGTTGGGAGATACTTTTAACACCTATTTTATAAAGGACGATACCAATAAGCCACCAAATATTATTACATATAATATTGTAGGTATTTATAATTCCGGTTTTCAGGAGTTCGATGCCTCTTTTGTTATTGCAGATATAAAACATATTCAGCGCTTAAATAAGTGGGATGAAACTGAAATTGGGAATTTTGAAGTGTTTATAAACGATTTCAATCAAATAAAAGAAATTGGAACGGAAGTCTATAAAAACACGCCGCCAACTTTAAACACCCAAACTATTGTTGAGAAATTCTATAATATTTTCGAGTGGATTAAGATTTTCGATAATAATATTTATGCCATTATCGGGATTATGATTTTAGTCGCGGGTATTAATATGATTACTGCTTTATTGGTTCTTATTCTAGAACGCACACAAATGATTGGTGTTTTAAAAGCTTTAGGAAGTAATAACTGGAGTATTAGAAAACTCTTTTTGTTTAATGCGTCTTATTTAATTGTGCTTGGTTTGTTTTGGGGAAACCTGATAGGTTTAGGTTTATTATTCGCTCAGAAATATTTAAAACTTTTTCCTTTAGATCCTAGTATTTATTATGTAACCGAAGCTCCGGTGTACATAAATCTTAATTATATTATTGCACTTAATGTAGGGACATTTGTGTTGTGTTTAGTAATGCTTTTAGTGCCATCTTATATTATCACTAAAATTTCTCCTGTAAAAGCGATGCGTTTCGAGTAG
- a CDS encoding exo-beta-N-acetylmuramidase NamZ family protein, with amino-acid sequence MIYFGCLAKPSIENLKQENILTQNDSTIIVAANRTPEYLPLLEGKSIGIVANQTSVIFKTDQTYTHLVDSLLKLDVKLTKVFSPEHGFRGTADAGEVVKDGIDTKTKLPIVSLYGSNKKPNATQLKNIDLLIFDIQDVGARFYTYISTLHYVMEACAENNIPILILDRPNPNGRYVDGPILELEHKSFVGMHPIPVVHGMTIGEYAQMINGEKWLENGIQCELTIIKAEHYTHDMLYHLPIKPSPNLPNDQSINLYPSLCFFEGTNVNAGRGTQTQFQVYGSPFLKNQEYSYTPKSNLGAKHPKHKDKLCYGVDLTNEKLLNQINLSYLIKAYHSTTNKTEFFNSFFTKLAGTKKLQKQIEGNLSVTEIKQSWKTGLDGYKKMRKKYMLYN; translated from the coding sequence ATGATTTATTTTGGTTGTCTAGCCAAACCTTCAATAGAAAATCTAAAACAAGAAAATATACTCACTCAAAATGATAGTACCATAATTGTGGCGGCTAACAGAACTCCAGAATACTTGCCGTTATTAGAAGGGAAATCTATTGGAATTGTTGCCAACCAAACGTCAGTTATTTTTAAAACAGACCAAACGTACACCCATTTGGTAGATTCTTTACTTAAGCTAGATGTTAAGCTTACAAAAGTATTCTCGCCAGAACATGGCTTTAGAGGTACTGCAGATGCTGGTGAAGTTGTTAAAGATGGTATCGATACCAAAACTAAATTACCTATCGTTTCACTTTATGGTTCTAACAAGAAACCTAATGCGACTCAGCTTAAAAACATAGACCTTCTTATTTTCGATATTCAAGATGTTGGAGCACGTTTTTACACTTACATCTCTACCCTACATTATGTCATGGAAGCTTGTGCTGAAAATAATATCCCGATATTAATTTTAGATCGCCCAAATCCAAACGGACGCTATGTTGATGGTCCAATATTAGAATTAGAACATAAAAGTTTTGTTGGTATGCACCCAATTCCTGTAGTGCATGGTATGACAATTGGTGAATATGCCCAAATGATAAATGGCGAAAAATGGTTAGAAAATGGTATACAATGCGAATTGACCATTATAAAAGCAGAACATTACACGCACGATATGCTTTATCATTTACCAATAAAGCCATCACCAAATTTACCAAATGATCAATCTATAAATTTATATCCGAGTTTATGTTTTTTTGAAGGTACCAATGTAAATGCAGGTCGCGGAACACAAACACAATTTCAGGTTTATGGTTCTCCGTTCTTAAAAAACCAAGAGTATAGCTACACTCCAAAATCTAATTTAGGTGCGAAACACCCAAAGCATAAAGACAAATTATGTTATGGTGTAGACTTGACAAACGAAAAACTATTAAACCAGATTAACTTATCTTACCTTATAAAAGCATACCATTCGACTACAAATAAGACGGAGTTTTTCAATTCCTTTTTTACGAAATTGGCAGGAACTAAAAAGTTACAAAAGCAAATTGAAGGCAATTTAAGTGTTACTGAAATTAAGCAATCTTGGAAAACGGGATTAGATGGGTATAAAAAAATGCGTAAAAAATATATGCTGTATAATTAG
- a CDS encoding sterol desaturase family protein: METLLTYFETIPSLHRSLILVGGITFFWMLEGAVPLFQFNYKKWKHAWPNLFFTITTIVINFGLAFLLLRTSDWVTAHSFGIINWLPKLPLWLYVILGVLLLDFFGAYLAHYVEHKVKPLWMVHLVHHTDHKVDITTGNRHHPIESVIRFAFTLLGVFVVGAPIGIIMIYQSLSVVFTQLTHANIKMPRGLDKAISYVFVSPDMHKVHHHYLLPYTDSNYGNIFSIWDRLFGTYMELDRDKLTYGVDTFPDEITNSNIKDLLKQPFHKYRHPTTTDASEKVD; this comes from the coding sequence TTGGAAACGCTTCTTACATATTTTGAAACCATACCATCGCTTCATCGCAGTTTGATTTTAGTGGGTGGAATTACTTTCTTCTGGATGTTAGAGGGAGCAGTACCTTTGTTTCAATTCAACTATAAAAAATGGAAGCATGCCTGGCCAAATTTGTTTTTTACTATAACAACTATAGTCATTAACTTTGGATTAGCTTTTTTGCTTTTAAGAACTTCAGATTGGGTTACAGCCCATTCTTTTGGAATTATAAATTGGTTGCCTAAACTCCCGCTGTGGTTATACGTAATATTAGGCGTTTTACTATTGGATTTTTTCGGAGCCTATTTGGCTCATTATGTAGAGCATAAAGTGAAGCCATTGTGGATGGTGCATTTAGTACATCACACCGACCATAAAGTAGATATTACAACTGGAAATAGACACCACCCTATAGAGAGTGTTATCCGATTTGCGTTCACTCTACTAGGTGTATTTGTTGTTGGAGCTCCAATTGGGATTATCATGATTTATCAATCCTTATCTGTAGTGTTTACGCAGTTAACACATGCCAATATAAAAATGCCTCGTGGTTTAGATAAAGCCATAAGTTATGTATTTGTGTCTCCAGATATGCATAAAGTACATCATCATTACTTATTACCTTACACCGATTCTAACTATGGAAATATATTTTCCATTTGGGATAGGTTATTTGGGACCTATATGGAGTTAGATCGCGATAAGTTAACTTATGGTGTAGATACTTTTCCAGATGAGATTACCAATAGTAATATTAAAGATTTACTGAAACAACCGTTTCATAAATATAGACATCCAACAACAACCGATGCTTCTGAAAAAGTTGATTAG
- a CDS encoding YkgJ family cysteine cluster protein has protein sequence MQDILKQLPQEAKDKHNENTNFFKKLKKKPPKQLDYIMQELHEAEFKRTDCFECANCCKTTGPLFTDKDVERISKHFKMKPQRFIEQFLRIDEENDYVLQSVPCTFLGADNYCSIYEVRPKACREFPHTDRKKFQQISNLTLKNVAICPAAFNIVEEMKKRIK, from the coding sequence ATGCAAGACATATTAAAACAACTGCCTCAAGAGGCCAAAGATAAGCATAACGAGAATACTAACTTTTTTAAAAAATTAAAAAAGAAGCCGCCAAAGCAATTAGATTATATAATGCAAGAATTGCATGAGGCAGAATTTAAACGTACCGATTGTTTTGAGTGTGCAAATTGTTGTAAAACCACTGGTCCATTATTTACAGATAAAGATGTAGAACGTATTTCTAAACATTTTAAGATGAAACCCCAACGTTTTATAGAACAGTTTCTACGTATAGATGAAGAAAACGATTATGTGCTGCAAAGTGTACCGTGTACATTTTTGGGTGCCGATAATTATTGTTCTATTTATGAAGTTAGACCAAAAGCTTGTCGTGAATTTCCACATACAGACAGAAAGAAGTTTCAACAAATATCTAATTTAACACTAAAGAATGTAGCCATATGTCCTGCAGCCTTTAATATTGTTGAAGAGATGAAAAAACGAATTAAGTAA